From the genome of Terriglobia bacterium, one region includes:
- the hybB gene encoding Ni/Fe-hydrogenase cytochrome b subunit has protein sequence MDRVQKLKFLLWTLVGLAAAVAAARFYFGLGATTNLGDGNAWGLWVGFDVMGGVALAAGGFIVTATVYIFKLERFHSIVRPAVLTAFLGYAAVAFSLLFDLGLPWNIWHMMVYWNPRSALFEVGWCVMLYLTVLSLEFLPVPAEEFPRLAKVRSFLVRLRLPLVLLGIGLSTLHQSSLGSLFLIMPYRLSPLWYSPVLPLLFLISAIALGMMMVIFESHFTAFLYRRKPERDLMASFAGAVRWVLVLYLALRFGDLLIRHQGLYLFAADVRTFLFWFEICVIAVVPLVLFSIPKVRRTREGQWAGAAIGVFGVVFNRIDTGGLAHLRPNGGFYVPAWTEVAISVGIVSAATLLFLFIMEHFRVWEQRPVDPLADPRHLPEFDEVTTTWLDVHAIGARTVYSLAAVVAAAVGFGLLTANAAQKQGIETTPAHRARGGEVLWIDANLDGTGVAFKHDEHKKRLGEKDSCVLCHHMNLPRSKNSDCASCHREMYQAVDVFRHDWHASPHGANIACYQCHTPGLARTAATAVRCDRCHKDLVPPKSLIQVKTYVAPSYVDAMHRTCLGCHRKKAVEKKKPEMTQCAWCHKTRPEEIQARDVILRGNSVSTGSPILPPPGN, from the coding sequence ATGGACAGAGTTCAGAAACTTAAATTTCTGCTGTGGACTTTGGTAGGACTCGCGGCTGCGGTCGCTGCAGCGCGCTTTTACTTCGGCCTCGGCGCGACCACGAACCTCGGCGACGGAAACGCCTGGGGATTGTGGGTCGGGTTCGACGTAATGGGTGGCGTCGCGCTTGCCGCCGGCGGCTTCATCGTCACCGCGACTGTCTATATCTTCAAACTCGAGCGCTTTCACTCCATCGTTCGTCCTGCCGTGCTGACAGCTTTTCTCGGGTACGCCGCTGTTGCGTTCAGCCTCCTCTTCGATCTCGGACTGCCGTGGAACATCTGGCACATGATGGTCTACTGGAATCCGCGCTCAGCGCTGTTCGAGGTGGGCTGGTGCGTCATGCTGTACCTCACTGTTCTGTCGCTCGAGTTTCTGCCCGTCCCGGCTGAGGAGTTTCCGCGCCTGGCAAAGGTTCGCAGCTTCCTGGTGCGGCTGCGATTGCCGCTTGTACTGCTTGGAATCGGCCTCTCGACCCTGCACCAGTCCTCGCTTGGTTCGCTGTTCCTTATCATGCCGTACCGGCTCTCGCCGTTGTGGTATTCGCCGGTGCTCCCGCTGCTGTTCCTCATCTCCGCCATTGCACTCGGCATGATGATGGTCATCTTCGAGAGCCATTTCACGGCCTTTCTCTATCGCCGCAAGCCGGAGCGGGACCTGATGGCCTCGTTCGCCGGAGCCGTGCGATGGGTACTCGTACTGTACCTGGCACTGCGTTTCGGAGATCTGCTGATCCGGCATCAGGGACTGTACCTGTTTGCAGCGGATGTTCGAACGTTCCTGTTCTGGTTCGAGATCTGCGTGATAGCCGTAGTGCCGCTGGTTCTGTTTTCCATTCCGAAGGTGCGTCGCACTCGCGAAGGACAATGGGCGGGAGCCGCTATCGGTGTTTTTGGCGTCGTCTTCAACCGCATCGACACCGGCGGTCTGGCGCACTTGCGGCCCAATGGCGGCTTCTATGTTCCTGCATGGACTGAAGTGGCGATCAGCGTTGGCATTGTGTCGGCTGCGACGCTGCTCTTCCTCTTCATCATGGAGCACTTCCGCGTTTGGGAGCAACGCCCCGTGGATCCACTGGCCGATCCCAGGCATCTCCCGGAATTCGACGAGGTCACTACTACCTGGCTCGACGTGCACGCGATTGGTGCGCGCACAGTCTATTCGCTTGCGGCGGTTGTCGCTGCGGCTGTTGGCTTTGGCCTCTTAACCGCCAATGCCGCGCAGAAACAAGGGATCGAAACCACACCCGCCCACCGTGCACGCGGCGGAGAAGTGCTCTGGATCGATGCCAACCTGGATGGCACCGGCGTCGCCTTCAAGCATGACGAGCACAAGAAGCGCCTCGGCGAGAAGGACTCGTGCGTCCTCTGCCACCACATGAACCTGCCGCGCAGCAAAAATTCCGACTGCGCATCCTGCCATCGCGAGATGTACCAGGCTGTCGACGTCTTCCGCCACGACTGGCACGCCTCTCCCCATGGTGCCAACATCGCCTGCTATCAGTGCCACACTCCCGGCCTGGCGCGAACCGCCGCCACCGCCGTCCGTTGCGATCGTTGTCACAAGGACCTGGTTCCCCCGAAGTCGCTCATCCAGGTCAAGACCTACGTTGCGCCCAGCTACGTTGACGCCATGCACCGCACTTGCCTTGGCTGTCACCGGAAGAAAGCGGTGGAGAAGAAGAAACCGGAGATGACCCAGTGCGCGTGGTGTCACAAGACACGCCCGGAGGAGATCCAGGCTCGCGACGTCATCCTGCGCGGCAACTCAGTTTCCACCGGCAGCCCAATCCTGCCACCGCCAGGAAACTGA
- a CDS encoding 4Fe-4S dicluster domain-containing protein has protein sequence MKPAILTDVTKCIACGECVAACKKTNHLAPDVPRRWDVGDGLTARNWTSVVDGPANSHVRKQCRHCLEPACVSACPVGAMQKTSFGPVIYDPVKCMGCRYCMMACPYEIPRYDWEAAVPYVRKCILCYDRVKQGQQPACTEACPAKATIFGDRDALLAEAHRRIELRPDLYLNKVWGESDAGGSSVLYISGVDLSFLTGNTSVAGTALPTLTSVAMESVPFVFCGMLALMGGVSWVIERRIKRQKESEDGQSSET, from the coding sequence ATGAAGCCAGCGATCCTCACGGACGTCACCAAGTGCATTGCCTGCGGCGAGTGCGTAGCCGCGTGCAAGAAAACAAACCATCTTGCGCCCGACGTTCCGCGACGATGGGACGTTGGCGACGGCCTGACCGCGCGCAACTGGACGTCGGTTGTGGACGGTCCCGCCAACTCGCACGTTCGCAAACAGTGTCGCCATTGCCTGGAGCCCGCGTGCGTGTCGGCCTGCCCAGTCGGAGCGATGCAGAAGACTTCGTTCGGCCCGGTAATCTACGACCCGGTGAAGTGCATGGGCTGCCGTTATTGCATGATGGCGTGCCCCTACGAGATCCCCCGCTATGACTGGGAAGCGGCCGTACCGTACGTGCGCAAATGCATCCTGTGCTACGACCGCGTGAAGCAGGGGCAGCAGCCTGCATGCACGGAAGCCTGTCCCGCCAAGGCCACCATCTTCGGCGATCGCGATGCTCTGCTCGCCGAGGCGCACCGTCGCATCGAACTGCGTCCCGATCTTTACCTCAACAAGGTCTGGGGAGAAAGCGATGCTGGGGGCTCATCGGTGCTCTACATCTCGGGCGTCGATCTGTCGTTCCTCACCGGAAACACCTCAGTCGCTGGGACGGCCCTGCCGACGCTTACCTCGGTCGCGATGGAGAGCGTCCCGTTTGTCTTTTGTGGAATGCTGGCGCTCATGGGTGGCGTCAGTTGGGTAATCGAGCGGCGAATCAAGCGCCAGAAAGAGTCCGAGGATGGACAGAGTTCAGAAACTTAA
- the cobA gene encoding uroporphyrinogen-III C-methyltransferase, protein MAQIGKVYLVGAGPGHPELLTIKAAELIKTADVVIYDRLIQEEVLALARPSSQRIYMGKPVGKHDSRQDEANELMARKAREGNMVVRLKGGDPFLFGRGGEEAEYLADHGIPFEVIPGVCSALSAPLSAGISVTHRDAASAVAIVTGHNADSTESRIDWNALAKIDTLVFLMCVHNLEKIADSLIAAGRSPETPAALVQMAFWHDEAALTGTLSTIAADAKRSGIKPPATLVIGEVVRLREKLKTSQRDLQRVGHTSGLPGPAPDELLRLATGSFGSQVLGWALETGIFDLLEEAQPVCDVASELSLDADALNEILQSLVALRLLEFRPEGYRNLELASRYLRRQSSQSLHAALLYHVTQFCRWDRLSEFARHGKRAGDPTRHSELRLQMAECLAAFAAPAVADQMELPTLAPVLVIGWGAKAYRDVIAQRWPSLEVREWNVFRDQPYPAIPGRYGAVILSGVLEWCGAAELESLLGQVQFAPGALLFCQDTLLPIGVQPPPHVSLRMLALQVANGHSHAWSTTRLTTSLQKLGFAVEQGKPVLAGSALIIARSPQTVNAALVAASAAD, encoded by the coding sequence ATGGCACAGATCGGAAAAGTGTATTTGGTAGGTGCAGGGCCTGGTCATCCCGAGTTGCTCACCATCAAGGCGGCCGAACTGATCAAGACCGCCGACGTAGTCATCTATGATCGCCTGATCCAGGAAGAAGTACTCGCGCTGGCGCGCCCCTCTTCACAACGCATCTACATGGGCAAGCCAGTCGGCAAACACGACTCGCGCCAGGATGAAGCGAACGAGTTGATGGCGCGAAAGGCACGCGAAGGCAATATGGTGGTCCGCCTGAAGGGCGGCGATCCTTTCCTCTTTGGCCGCGGCGGCGAAGAAGCTGAATACCTGGCGGATCACGGAATTCCCTTTGAGGTGATTCCCGGCGTCTGCTCGGCCCTTTCGGCGCCACTCAGCGCGGGAATTTCGGTTACGCATCGCGACGCGGCTTCCGCAGTGGCTATCGTGACCGGCCACAATGCTGATAGCACCGAGTCGCGCATCGATTGGAATGCCCTCGCGAAAATAGACACCCTCGTTTTCCTGATGTGCGTTCACAATCTTGAAAAAATCGCGGACAGCCTGATCGCCGCGGGTCGTTCACCCGAAACGCCGGCCGCCCTCGTGCAGATGGCTTTCTGGCATGATGAGGCGGCCCTGACCGGCACGCTTTCGACGATAGCCGCGGACGCAAAACGGTCAGGCATCAAGCCGCCGGCCACATTGGTGATCGGCGAAGTGGTTCGTCTGCGCGAGAAATTGAAAACTTCACAACGGGACTTGCAGCGCGTTGGCCACACTTCCGGGCTCCCCGGTCCCGCCCCCGATGAACTCCTTCGTCTAGCAACAGGGAGTTTCGGATCGCAGGTCCTGGGATGGGCTCTCGAGACCGGCATCTTCGACTTGCTGGAAGAAGCGCAGCCTGTTTGCGATGTCGCGTCCGAACTCTCGCTTGACGCGGACGCTCTGAACGAAATCCTGCAATCGCTGGTGGCCCTGCGCCTTCTCGAGTTCCGTCCGGAGGGATATCGCAACCTGGAACTCGCATCGCGTTATCTGCGCCGGCAATCGTCCCAGAGCCTCCACGCAGCCCTGCTCTACCACGTGACACAGTTCTGCCGCTGGGATCGCCTGAGCGAGTTCGCACGCCACGGCAAACGAGCAGGCGATCCAACGCGGCATAGCGAGTTGCGACTGCAGATGGCCGAGTGCCTTGCCGCATTTGCCGCTCCTGCCGTGGCCGACCAGATGGAGCTTCCGACGCTGGCTCCGGTCCTGGTCATCGGTTGGGGCGCGAAGGCCTACCGCGACGTCATTGCGCAGCGGTGGCCCTCGCTCGAAGTCCGCGAATGGAATGTCTTTCGCGACCAGCCTTACCCCGCTATCCCGGGCCGGTACGGAGCCGTGATCCTTTCCGGCGTCCTGGAGTGGTGTGGTGCGGCGGAACTCGAGTCCTTGCTCGGACAGGTGCAGTTCGCGCCGGGTGCACTGTTGTTCTGCCAGGACACGCTGCTGCCCATCGGAGTGCAACCACCGCCGCACGTCTCGTTGCGCATGCTCGCGCTCCAGGTCGCAAATGGCCATTCGCACGCGTGGTCGACTACGCGGTTAACCACTTCACTGCAGAAATTGGGCTTTGCCGTTGAGCAAGGTAAACCCGTACTTGCGGGTTCCGCGCTGATCATCGCGCGCAGCCCGCAAACAGTTAACGCAGCACTAGTCGCTGCATCGGCCGCGGACTGA
- a CDS encoding cobyrinate a,c-diamide synthase, whose protein sequence is MKIVNSHPLPRLMVAGLTGGSGKTLVSMSLLIAARRSGVPVCGFKKGPDYIDSNWLSWASRCRARNLDSYLMGFDRAAASFEATACGGFNLVEGNRGVFDGLDAVGTHSSAALAKRLQLPVILVLNVTKVTRSAAAFVLGARALDPELNIAGIVLNNLNGRRHERVVRDAIASACDIPVVGAVPRLDISELVPERHLGLVTPEEFPVLSALEHQLGEIASHNVDLDAILRIAATAPPLTITPLPETTCRCGSGLKIAYIKDRAFSFYYAENLEAIERSGAQLVEISALSNSELPPDINALYVGGGFPETQAVTLRANESFLRSLRNAAERGLPIYAECGGLMLLSHSILWKGKSFPMANVFPFDVQVQSTKQGHGYTELQVDHPNPFFEMGTSLRGHEFHYSHVVLEGTVPATACAVRRGTGIGNNRDGLITKNVFGSYTHLHSLATPEWANGLLKAARRYADSHATLAVVSEKA, encoded by the coding sequence GTGAAAATCGTGAACAGTCATCCCTTGCCTCGTCTCATGGTGGCCGGCCTCACTGGCGGCAGCGGAAAGACGCTTGTCTCCATGAGCCTGCTGATCGCCGCGCGACGCTCCGGCGTCCCCGTGTGCGGATTCAAGAAGGGACCTGACTACATCGACAGCAACTGGCTCAGCTGGGCTTCGCGGTGCCGCGCCCGCAATCTCGATTCCTATCTCATGGGTTTCGATCGCGCAGCCGCCTCATTCGAGGCGACCGCCTGCGGTGGGTTCAACCTCGTCGAGGGCAATCGCGGAGTTTTTGACGGGCTTGACGCCGTTGGCACCCACAGCAGCGCCGCGCTCGCCAAGCGTCTCCAACTTCCAGTGATCCTCGTCCTGAACGTGACCAAGGTTACCCGTTCGGCGGCGGCATTCGTGCTCGGTGCTCGCGCCCTCGATCCCGAACTCAATATCGCCGGCATCGTCTTGAACAACCTTAACGGACGCCGCCACGAACGAGTTGTGCGCGATGCGATCGCGTCCGCCTGTGATATCCCGGTGGTCGGCGCGGTGCCCAGACTCGATATCTCCGAACTGGTCCCGGAGCGTCATCTCGGACTGGTTACACCGGAGGAGTTCCCCGTCCTCAGTGCCCTTGAGCACCAGCTCGGAGAGATCGCGTCGCACAATGTAGATCTTGATGCCATCCTGCGAATCGCCGCCACTGCCCCGCCCCTCACGATCACACCACTCCCCGAGACGACTTGCCGCTGCGGTTCCGGATTGAAGATCGCCTATATAAAGGACCGCGCGTTCAGCTTCTACTACGCCGAGAACCTGGAAGCTATCGAGCGCTCCGGAGCACAACTGGTCGAAATCTCAGCGCTGTCGAATTCCGAGCTTCCGCCGGACATCAACGCTCTCTACGTTGGGGGCGGTTTTCCCGAGACGCAGGCTGTGACGCTTCGTGCCAACGAGAGTTTCCTTCGATCGCTGCGGAACGCCGCCGAGCGAGGCCTTCCTATTTACGCCGAGTGCGGCGGCCTCATGCTGCTGTCGCATTCCATTCTCTGGAAGGGGAAGTCGTTTCCAATGGCGAACGTTTTCCCATTCGATGTGCAGGTGCAGTCGACCAAGCAGGGACACGGGTACACCGAACTGCAAGTGGACCACCCAAATCCTTTCTTCGAAATGGGAACGAGTTTACGAGGGCACGAGTTTCACTACTCTCACGTGGTCCTTGAAGGTACAGTGCCCGCAACCGCCTGCGCTGTACGGCGTGGCACAGGGATCGGGAATAACCGCGACGGTCTCATCACGAAAAACGTTTTTGGCAGCTACACCCACCTGCACTCTCTTGCCACACCGGAGTGGGCCAATGGGCTGCTGAAGGCGGCGAGGCGATATGCCGATTCGCATGCCACTCTGGCAGTCGTCTCGGAGAAAGCGTAA
- a CDS encoding 4Fe-4S dicluster domain-containing protein: protein MKITRKEFLTIAGLAGAGVGATKLVRAIEPAEPMTGSKGKQFGLVIDFQKCRNDKGCEQCLTACRLAHNIPQIPEPAHAVKWIWKEPVDKVFPFQQNDYTRQMFSGHVLPILCNHCADPACTRVCPTQATWKRPEDGIVMMDWHRCIGCRYCMAACPYGSRSFNWVDPRPYIHPETADFPSRTKGVVEKCNFCEERLAVGKQPACVEACAEKALVFGDLNDPNSPVRELLRTRFAIQRQPELGTGPSIFYLV, encoded by the coding sequence ATGAAGATCACCCGAAAGGAGTTCCTCACGATCGCAGGTCTGGCCGGCGCCGGCGTGGGTGCCACCAAACTGGTTCGCGCCATCGAACCCGCTGAGCCAATGACAGGGTCAAAAGGGAAGCAGTTCGGCTTGGTCATCGATTTCCAGAAATGCCGCAACGATAAAGGTTGCGAACAATGTCTCACCGCTTGCCGGCTCGCCCACAATATCCCTCAAATCCCCGAGCCGGCACATGCGGTGAAGTGGATATGGAAGGAACCGGTCGACAAGGTCTTCCCCTTCCAGCAGAACGACTACACACGGCAGATGTTTTCCGGCCATGTGTTGCCGATCCTCTGCAATCACTGTGCCGACCCTGCCTGCACGCGCGTTTGTCCTACGCAGGCGACCTGGAAGCGACCTGAAGACGGGATCGTCATGATGGACTGGCACCGCTGCATCGGTTGCCGCTACTGCATGGCCGCATGTCCCTACGGCTCGCGCAGTTTTAACTGGGTCGATCCGCGACCCTACATCCATCCCGAAACCGCTGATTTCCCCAGTCGAACCAAGGGTGTGGTGGAGAAGTGCAATTTCTGCGAGGAACGGCTGGCTGTCGGCAAGCAGCCGGCATGTGTCGAAGCCTGCGCCGAGAAGGCGCTCGTCTTCGGTGACTTGAATGATCCGAACTCCCCCGTCCGCGAACTCCTGCGAACGCGCTTTGCGATTCAGCGCCAGCCGGAACTGGGGACGGGACCTTCGATCTTTTACCTGGTGTAA
- a CDS encoding (Fe-S)-binding protein, whose product MSEPLTQIEIKPRPPRGDWQDPKVEFRKGVYCYAAAPKNLKALGLPNAREWQPFDADWKLPPDWKKIILDGMRERMRRFRSFRLFMDICVRCGACADKCHFYLGSSDPKNMPVARAELVRSIYRRYFTMTGRIFRGLAGGRELTEDVIKEWYYYLYQCTECRRCSVFCPYGIDTAEITMIGRELLNLIGCNTNWVLEPAANCFRTGNHLGIQPHGFKDSLEFAADELAEITGVRVDVPIFRKGAEVLFVMPSADYFATPHYYTLLGYMMLLHEIGLDFTFSAYASEGGNFGLFSSHEMMKRLNAKIYDEARRLKVKWILGGECGHMWRVLHQYMDTMNGPADFLEVPVSPITGTRFEHAKSTRMVHICEFTADLIHNGKLKLDPSRNDHWKVTWHDSCNPARAVGLLEEPRYIIRNTCHNFHEMPENTIREQTFCCGSGSGLGSDENIEMRLRGGFPRANAVKYVKEKHGVNLLACMCAIDKATLPTLLEYWVPGVEVGGVHELLGNALVMSGEKERTTDLRGQTLAQEVVHA is encoded by the coding sequence ATGTCGGAACCTCTCACGCAGATTGAGATAAAACCGCGGCCTCCTCGCGGCGACTGGCAGGATCCGAAAGTCGAGTTCCGCAAGGGTGTGTACTGCTACGCCGCAGCGCCCAAGAACCTGAAGGCACTTGGTCTGCCGAACGCGCGTGAATGGCAGCCCTTCGACGCCGACTGGAAGCTGCCGCCGGACTGGAAAAAGATCATCCTCGACGGGATGCGCGAGCGCATGCGTCGCTTCCGCTCCTTCCGTCTCTTCATGGACATCTGCGTGCGCTGCGGAGCGTGCGCCGACAAGTGCCATTTCTATCTCGGATCGAGCGATCCCAAGAACATGCCTGTAGCCCGCGCCGAGCTGGTGCGCTCGATATATCGGCGCTATTTCACGATGACCGGGCGCATCTTCCGCGGCCTCGCAGGCGGCCGAGAGTTGACCGAGGATGTCATCAAGGAGTGGTACTACTACCTCTATCAGTGCACCGAGTGCCGGCGCTGCTCGGTCTTCTGTCCTTATGGCATCGACACCGCCGAGATCACGATGATCGGCCGTGAACTGCTGAACCTCATCGGATGCAATACCAACTGGGTGCTCGAGCCCGCCGCCAACTGCTTCCGCACCGGCAACCACCTGGGAATCCAGCCGCACGGCTTCAAGGACAGCCTCGAGTTTGCCGCCGATGAACTCGCCGAGATCACCGGCGTACGCGTGGACGTTCCCATATTCCGCAAGGGCGCCGAAGTTCTCTTCGTCATGCCTTCGGCCGACTACTTCGCCACACCGCATTACTACACCCTACTCGGCTACATGATGCTTCTTCATGAGATCGGCCTGGACTTCACCTTCAGCGCCTATGCCTCGGAAGGCGGCAACTTCGGGCTCTTCAGTTCGCACGAAATGATGAAGCGGCTGAACGCCAAGATCTACGACGAAGCGCGCAGGCTGAAGGTCAAGTGGATCCTCGGCGGCGAGTGCGGCCACATGTGGCGCGTCTTGCACCAGTACATGGACACAATGAACGGTCCCGCCGACTTTCTCGAGGTCCCGGTTTCTCCCATCACCGGCACTCGCTTCGAGCACGCGAAGTCAACGCGGATGGTGCACATCTGCGAGTTCACCGCCGACCTCATCCACAACGGCAAGCTGAAACTCGATCCCAGCCGCAATGACCACTGGAAGGTCACTTGGCACGATTCCTGTAATCCAGCGCGCGCCGTCGGATTGTTGGAGGAACCGCGCTACATCATTCGCAACACGTGCCACAACTTCCACGAAATGCCGGAGAACACGATCCGCGAGCAGACTTTCTGCTGCGGCAGCGGCTCCGGGTTAGGCTCCGATGAAAACATCGAGATGCGCCTGCGCGGCGGCTTCCCTCGCGCTAATGCAGTCAAGTACGTGAAGGAGAAGCACGGAGTCAACCTGCTGGCGTGTATGTGCGCAATCGACAAGGCGACGCTGCCGACTCTGCTCGAGTACTGGGTTCCCGGCGTCGAGGTCGGCGGCGTTCATGAGCTTCTTGGAAACGCTCTCGTCATGAGCGGCGAGAAGGAGCGTACGACAGATTTGCGCGGCCAAACACTCGCGCAGGAGGTGGTCCATGCGTGA
- the nrfD gene encoding NrfD/PsrC family molybdoenzyme membrane anchor subunit, translated as MLEKAIVGSRRYWSWVALLLAVIGLAFSAYLRQFTQGLGITGMSRDVSWGLYIAQFTFFVGIAASAVMVVLPYYLHNVKAFGRITIVGEFLAISAVTMCMLFIFVDMGQPTRVLNVMLHPSPRSIMFWDFISLTGYLLLNFVISLVMLSSEREGVAPPHWIKPVIILSIPWAVSIHTVTAFLYSGLPGRGFWLTAIMAPRFLASAFASGPALLILLCLLLRRVTSFDCGSEAIRKLSVIATYAMSLSVFFVLLEIFTAFYSARPEEMEHFKYIYIGLNGDRHLAWWMTLSVTLGVIALVLLLVPKLRNNEKLLAVAAVCVFGSLWIEKGMGLIIGGFVPSPLGDVTRYSPTLPEWTIAAGIWAIGALMITVFCKITISVREAN; from the coding sequence ATGCTCGAAAAGGCGATCGTCGGCAGTCGCAGGTACTGGAGTTGGGTGGCACTTCTGCTGGCGGTGATCGGCCTCGCTTTCTCCGCCTATCTCCGTCAGTTCACCCAAGGTCTGGGAATCACCGGCATGAGCCGCGATGTCAGTTGGGGCCTCTACATTGCCCAGTTCACGTTTTTCGTCGGCATTGCCGCCTCTGCCGTGATGGTGGTCCTTCCCTACTACCTGCACAATGTCAAGGCGTTCGGCCGGATCACAATTGTTGGCGAGTTCCTCGCGATCTCCGCTGTGACCATGTGCATGCTCTTCATCTTTGTGGACATGGGCCAGCCGACGCGCGTGCTCAACGTGATGCTGCATCCCAGCCCGCGCTCCATCATGTTCTGGGACTTCATCTCACTCACTGGCTACTTGCTGCTGAATTTCGTGATATCGCTGGTGATGCTTAGCTCGGAGCGCGAGGGCGTCGCCCCGCCTCATTGGATCAAGCCCGTCATTATTCTTTCGATCCCGTGGGCGGTCAGCATTCACACCGTAACGGCCTTTCTCTACAGCGGCCTGCCGGGTCGCGGGTTCTGGCTCACCGCCATCATGGCGCCGCGCTTCCTCGCCTCGGCGTTTGCTTCCGGACCGGCGCTGCTCATCTTGCTCTGCCTTCTGCTCCGGCGTGTCACCTCGTTCGATTGCGGCAGTGAAGCGATTCGAAAGCTGAGCGTGATCGCGACATATGCCATGTCATTGAGCGTCTTCTTCGTTCTGCTGGAAATCTTCACTGCGTTTTACAGCGCGCGCCCGGAAGAGATGGAGCATTTCAAGTACATCTATATCGGCTTGAATGGCGATCGCCATCTCGCCTGGTGGATGACCCTGTCCGTCACGCTCGGCGTAATCGCGCTCGTGTTGCTGCTCGTTCCGAAGCTCCGTAACAACGAGAAACTTCTGGCCGTCGCTGCGGTCTGCGTCTTCGGCTCACTCTGGATCGAGAAAGGCATGGGCCTGATTATCGGCGGCTTCGTGCCTTCGCCGCTCGGCGACGTTACTCGTTATTCGCCCACGTTGCCCGAGTGGACAATCGCAGCCGGCATCTGGGCCATAGGTGCATTAATGATCACCGTCTTCTGCAAGATCACCATATCCGTCCGGGAGGCGAATTGA
- a CDS encoding RHS repeat-associated core domain-containing protein: MLTKSQSRSTGKERDGETGLDYFGARYYWSNMGRWMSPDWSVEPKAVPYSDLADPQTLNLYGYVRNNPLGHPDVNGHCPQCIVVLGWAVGVELGLWTGGSIYFHLQKATADAKYQEETGRLYIDANRFPNSPGYSQLDINSLARQTTLSQVQTFKDAIQVGQDINSIAGKGNLTRGSGTATEKAIGVGLSTGTKTVSDFVKDTTPTTQNKQQDTQRTGQQLNQPKPTQPPQTPPPVPQSATPKPPPPVCISKTMC, from the coding sequence ATGCTGACCAAAAGTCAATCACGTTCTACCGGCAAAGAACGCGATGGTGAGACCGGGCTGGATTATTTCGGAGCAAGGTATTACTGGTCAAACATGGGCAGGTGGATGTCACCTGATTGGAGCGTTGAGCCAAAGGCCGTGCCGTATTCTGACCTCGCCGATCCACAGACACTTAATCTATATGGGTACGTGCGAAATAATCCGCTTGGCCATCCTGACGTTAATGGGCACTGCCCCCAATGTATCGTCGTGCTGGGGTGGGCTGTCGGAGTCGAACTTGGCCTATGGACTGGTGGCAGCATTTACTTTCACCTGCAGAAAGCGACTGCTGATGCAAAATATCAAGAGGAGACGGGAAGGCTTTACATAGACGCAAACAGGTTTCCGAATAGTCCTGGCTATTCACAACTCGATATCAATTCGCTCGCCCGCCAGACTACACTGAGTCAAGTCCAGACCTTTAAAGATGCGATTCAGGTCGGCCAAGACATCAATTCGATCGCTGGCAAAGGAAACCTGACGAGGGGCTCAGGAACCGCCACGGAAAAAGCAATCGGGGTGGGCCTGAGTACAGGGACTAAGACGGTTAGCGATTTTGTGAAGGATACAACTCCGACGACGCAGAATAAACAGCAAGACACTCAACGGACAGGCCAGCAGCTAAATCAACCGAAACCGACGCAGCCACCTCAGACTCCACCGCCGGTACCACAATCGGCTACGCCGAAACCACCACCACCCGTGTGCATTTCGAAGACGATGTGTTGA
- the dsrJ gene encoding sulfate reduction electron transfer complex DsrMKJOP subunit DsrJ, whose protein sequence is MRDRILISVGLLLFLALFSYPAWHAVFADTSTAGPKIELPQNEKTCVAPRETMRAAHQKLLIQWRENAVRNGDLTYTAYNGKKYHVGLSTNCMQCHHNKAQFCDSCHTYAGVSGPYCWDCHVAPTLTARRTP, encoded by the coding sequence ATGCGTGACCGGATACTCATCTCCGTAGGCTTGCTCCTGTTCCTGGCTCTCTTTAGCTACCCGGCCTGGCATGCCGTGTTTGCCGACACGAGCACCGCCGGGCCCAAAATCGAACTTCCGCAAAACGAGAAGACTTGTGTTGCTCCGCGGGAAACCATGCGCGCCGCGCACCAAAAGTTACTGATCCAATGGCGCGAGAACGCCGTCCGCAATGGCGACCTGACCTATACGGCATACAACGGCAAGAAATACCACGTGGGGCTTTCGACCAACTGCATGCAATGCCACCACAACAAGGCCCAGTTCTGCGACAGCTGCCACACCTATGCCGGCGTTTCGGGTCCCTACTGCTGGGACTGCCACGTCGCTCCAACGCTGACTGCGCGGAGGACCCCATGA